The following proteins are encoded in a genomic region of Diabrotica virgifera virgifera chromosome 1, PGI_DIABVI_V3a:
- the LOC114333200 gene encoding putative transferase CAF17 homolog, mitochondrial, translating to MLKLSKIFNITNIRFCSNAATRTILEPLKNRSLIHVSGNDSTEFLQGLVTNDINHLSQNFHSMYAMFLNTKGRVLYDSIIYKFETDNSYFIECDLEIEKQLEKHLKMYRVRKKVDVTNACDKYQIYVLFKNNCLKTEDVQLEKNIVDSTAAQESAPLQTTKKMFIFKDPRVADLGYRIIAKNDVDIEKEISSSVITESPTPEENYKYLRYSLGIGEGVNDLPVGNCFPLESNCDYLHGVSFHKGCYIGQELTARTHHTGVVRKRLMPLLFIEPPNSLPSDNVLKSDQVNLGKLRGTEQNLGLALVRIESALNLGQFKVGNGLAKVWKPHWWPVELPKEKQKIQKT from the coding sequence ATgttaaaattatcaaaaattttcaATATCACTAACATCAGATTTTGTTCCAATGCTGCTACAAGAACCATTTTGGAACCCTTAAAAAATAGATCGCTTATACATGTAAGTGGAAATGATTCCACAGAGTTTTTACAAGGTCTAGTTACAAATGATATTAATCatttaagtcaaaattttcattcaatgtatgcaatgtttttaaatacaaaaggTAGAGTTTTGTATGACAGCATTATATACAAATTCGAGACTGATAACTCATACTTTATAGAATGTGATTTAGAAATTGAAAAGCAATTAGAGAAACATCTAAAAATGTATCGAGTACGAAAAAAGGTTGATGTTACAAATGCATGCGATAAGTATCAAATATacgtattatttaaaaacaacTGCCTGAAAACTGAAGATGTTCAGTTAGAGAAGAACATAGTAGATAGCACTGCTGcacaagaatctgcacctttgcaaacaactaaaaaaatgtttatcttTAAAGATCCTAGAGTGGCCGATCTAGGCTATAGAATAATTGCTAAAAATGATGTAGATATCGAGAAAGAAATTTCGTCTTCAGTTATTACAGAATCTCCCACGCCTGAGGAAAATTATAAGTATCTTAGATATTCCCTAGGAATAGGGGAAGGTGTCAACGATTTACCTGTAGGTAACTGTTTTCCTTTAGAGTCCAACTGTGATTATTTACATGGCGTTAGTTTTCATAAAGGCTGTTATATTGGTCAAGAACTCACAGCTAGAACGCATCATACAGGTGTAGTTAGGAAACGTTTAATGCCACTCTTGTTTATAGAACCTCCAAATTCTTTACCTAGTGATAATGTTCTAAAATCTGATCAGGTAAATCTTGGTAAACTAAGAGGCACGGAACAAAATTTAGGTTTAGCACTGGTAAGAATAGAATCTGCATTAAATTTGGGTCAGTTTAAAGTTGGAAATGGATTGGCAAAAGTATGGAAACCCCATTGGTGGCCTGTGGAGTTaccaaaagaaaagcaaaaaattcAAAAGACTTAA